GGGGAAAGTACGGAGTGATGCAACACCAATGAGTCATTAGCATTCTATATAACATAGTCAAGACACCACCCCAAATCTCAAACATTATAACAATTGATATGAGGGCCTTCTTTTTTATATAACGCTCTTGAGGCTCATTCCTACTCATGTGGGACCAAACTTACACTTGGAATCCTAATATCCAGCTTACTAGTTTTATCTTGTCTGAACCAAAGTGAAATTTTCCTAATGCATTGTACATGCAATGAAGGTAATGTAGCCAAGCATAGAGAGGGGGGTTTGTCATGaccaaataaattaataaacaaGTTAACTTACATGGACAGCATACTTGTCAAGAAGGGAAACAAAATTTCCAATTGACTAAGGTTGGTAAGCCCCTGTACGAATACTACAGGTAAAAGGAATGAAATAGTGAAAAGTGTACACAGAAATACAACCACCAACTTAGAAATCCATCTTCGCATGAATGATTCAGAGAAGAAAGGCCAGTACACATCGCGAGGTTCTGGAGCAAGCTCAGTAATCCAGTGGGTGGGATTGACTGATTGCTTTAAATGAAAAGCAGTTGCAGCACCCAAACGAGACCTGAAGAACACAAAGGCAGCTCGAGATTCCTTGAATATTGAACAAGAACAGAGGTTAGTAGATGTAGCATAGCATGCACTTTATAGGAGAAAAATGtaaatacttaaatttaaaacactACAGAGACTACTTTTAAATTGTTTCTTTTGGGAAAAGACCTGAAAGATTTCCACATACTTCTCCTGCCAATGAAGCCTCTGACTGCTTCAATCTTACACTCTCCTCAATGTCCTCTAGTTTCTTTTGATATTCCTCTATAACATTGTCTTTTCGGCCAAAAAGTCCAGAAATACCACGATTCATACGCTTCTGCTTACTGGGATCTGATCGTAATTGAGTAACtcttttatacaattttttggCCTCGCTCTAGATTAAAGAAATGGAAAGATAGATATATCAGTTGCATAAGTCTCAAATGAAACAGAAATAGAAAACCAGAGCACCTAATCTGATCAACAACATAGGAGTCATGTTCtaagtatttaaatatattactttGTATTGCTTTTGTTCTTCCAAGTAACTATCCTTCCTTCTATCATAACTAGTTAATTGTTCTAACCATGCAAACTAGCTACtttcatttcttttatttttccaagCAATCCTAAACTACTTCTATCATCTTTTTGTGATTCACTCAGAACTCCAATTTGATTTCTTTGTCAACTATAAGGGAGGGATACATCTTAATGCTTACTAACACGGATACATAGGCAATCAAAGAACAAAACCACAAAATCATGCACACCTTTGAAAGACTAAAACAGAAGTTTCCAACAACCACAAAATATAGGGGTGAAAATCAATTAACAAGaaagaaaactaaaattaaacatGATTCTTACTAGGAGGCTATGGATTTTATTTGTTCGACGAACAACCACGTGTGACAGATATGTAGAAGGATAAAGCTCACTAAAGAATCTCTCAACACTGTAACTGATGCTGCTAGAGGAGGAAGTGGGAATGCTGTGAACTAAAATGGTGAAGTGATGAGGCTGTGGTTCGGAAGAATAAAAGTAAGAAATTCTTCTAGACGATATGTATTTATATtcctgaaaataaataaataaaaaacagaaatgAGTTAAGTAATTAAATTGTTGACTCTAGTCATGTGAGCTATATCTAGTTGTACATTTCAATTAATGAAGAAAGTTACAGAGAAAGAAAAAGCCTTGTTGCATTAAGTCTGATGTACAATGCATAAAACTATACACATTGCTGAAGCAGTTACACAAAATATTTCCAAAAGCTAAGAGTTCGTGTCCTTACAAAAAAGAGTAACATGCAAGTGAATCCAGTGACAATATATACAGCACTGAAGTGAACCCATAACCTGAAACAAAATCATAAAGAATAACAATCTCATACAATTCAATCCATAATGAGTCGGCAACAAAAGACCTatgctaaaaaaaaaacttcccaAGGCTTAAGGTAGCTCTCTAAAGCAAGctcaattagaaaaaaattcttGAGTTAGTATTCACCAATGAGAGCCACTGTCTACATTTGATATAGTGAACACATCCAAGGAGTTGTTAACAAAGTCCATAATATCAATATCTTTTAGCTGATTTCCCCAACAATTAACTGGAAGAATCACAAGGATCCCAACCATCCCAGCAAAGGTAAACATTTTCAAACTGCACACAAGAAACATGAGAAATCAGTCTACAATTTAAGTAAGAGATGTTATTCAGATGCTTGTTTTGTTTCGTTTTGAAAGGATTGAATATGGAAAGGGGTGACACACAAGTTTACTAAGCAATAAATCATGAAGGTGGATGTAATATCACTTGATAAAGGGAATGATATACCTGAAGGTTATCATGCGCATAAACACAACACCATCTAACCCTGATAATGACAACAGTTCCTCCTCAGAAAGCCTCCATGCTTCTGCAACCCAACCTGCAGAAGGAATTAGTCTTTCTAAGTTGAAACGACTCCTCCTCTTGGATATTCCTTCAGCCAGCAAGCGCGGCACATAAACTTCATAATTGCTCGGTTGTTTCCTTAATATAGAATACAGAGtgaagaacaacacacacaaagcGGTGTTGATGCCAACAGATGTTAGTAGTGCCGACACGATCATGTTTGCAAGGAAATCTCAGAAATCAAGAAAATGGTAGCTACTGCAAGAAATACAAACAATGGAAAcgaataaacaaatatttttcagatttgagtCCATTGCGCACAAAACACAATACAGCAAAGAACATGAAACAAACTTTGTAAATAAAGTACTTAAGGTTAAAATACCCTTTTGGCTCGTCTTATTCCTTAGTTTCGGTTTGGcctttaaagataaaaatcaatttatttcttaaataatCTCTGTTAAGACAAGCTGATTATCCCACTAGTTTACCACGCTATCTTAGTCAACTTGGTAATAAACAATGAAAACTTTCACATCATATTGGTGTTTGTTACATCAGTCAAAGTTAAAAGGGTAGTGCAACAAACTATAGGAAGAACAATTTCACTGGATTATTTGATTACAAACAAAATTACAACTATATCCTAGGTTCAATTTCCTGCATTAAATAATCCAGCAACGAAGTGATAACAGATACAATTGCGCACAAACCAATAACTAATTACtcaaaagagaaaaatcaaattaaaataaagaaaatgatcATACTCTTGAAATAGATGTTGAGAAGCCTGAAATGAAAAACTCAGATTCTGAAACTCCCAAAGTATGAGACTTTATCACAATATGATTGGTGTAGTCTCTGAACACCAAAAGTTGAACATACCCAGATGGCTGTATTGGAGAGTTGGAACGAATAGCTGATATTATGTGGCAGGTTTTGCCGTGTTGACTTGAAGTAGAGAGTGAGAAGGAGAAACAGTTGAGAACAGAAAAAGAGTGAGAAGAGATTACTCAAACTTCGTGTTTACGGAAGAATGAAAAATACGCGTCCAAATAATACGTGTGTCAGAAGAACATTGGAACATGGACCAGTTATGCCCACAACCAAACTAAGAAGACAATTGCATCATCGTTTATCGTTGTGCAACTACTTTCACTCTGAAAGTAGAGTTACCTTAACTCCACCAAAGATAAATAAACTCATATATAGATTCTGTTCCTCAACTTTCCTAAGCTTCAAACtcaaaaaaatagattttgatATGCATATGAGAAAAGATATCAATATTATttgaaccaaattaaaagttttggaaaagaatacaaaaaaaaaagattatttattttaaaataattttttgaaagaaaagtcAAGCCAATACTCAATTATTATCAACTAATTAAACATATTTCAAATATAACTTTCAACAtaatattgtgaaaaaaataaattatataaaatttaaattaaaagtaacGTGTTctgattaattaataatatgaaaagaCTGCCCaagtttatgaaaaattaaattaataatacattttaCCAAACAATGATTAAGGTTTCATGAATTTtaccatttaatttttttcatgcaTTTTACATCaaaatttccattttttttaaaattgttaactCAATTGAAATTTAATGGACCATAAATACatggaaattgaaaaaaaaaaaattattgtaaaatattgaaaaaaataatttaaaaaattaaaataaataatcaaagtTACAAATTTTGTTCTAGATAAACTGATCATGTATAGGAATGATGCAGAGGTTTTTAATTTCAGGTTGGAAATTTTATATGATTAATTGATTTTACATTTaagaattcatattttattgtgGGAAATGTAGTTGAAAGGTAGGTcgttattataataatagtagTAGTAGACGCTCAACCAATGGCTTGGAATTTTTCAGTCTTTGACCGTTTGCTTAAATATTTTATGCAAAATTATCATTTTCATAATTTCTGAGAGATTTAGTgaaattacatttattttttaaaaccaaaCTTTCATTTGATCAAAATCtcataattcaataaaaaaaattaacatttcatATGCAAAGacaacaaattaattaaaaaataaataaattaagaaaacttCTTGGAGATTCTCCAAAATTACATTTTCCTAAAAgatgttttctatatttttttaaaaaattagtggcttaaatgaaaataaataaataatttatacaaatatatattaaaaaaagggTTGCAAGtgttactataaaaaaaattataaataaaaaataattaattattgtattaatttatttatgtactattttaaaaattaaaaaattaattaatatataaagtaatttatattattaataaataatttttaaattgatatctaattaattactaaGATTTTAACTGCTTAGAtaccaatataaaaattatttattaataattgttctcgtcggttgactgTCGTGACAAGCTCTAGCTCTGGTCTGTCTTCTCTGAAATTTGTGCTACATCTTGTTGCACTTGAATGTGGCACCGTTTAAACAAaggggctctacctgttgatcacacccCGATGATCAAGTTAGTAAGTGATgtaagttgattttaggattgttcattttatggtgtgacactttacttagattgaggTTTTAGGAATTTAAGACTGAAAACCTTAGAAAAATCctcactggacattaacttaaccaagtggttaagtagatgtgaatgttcatttcacaaagCCAAAGATCAAAAGCAAGATATAGTGAGAATGGATGCAAAACTTGAATGATAAAGACAAAATCGAAAACAATATAATGAAGGAAACAAAGACAATGAACATAAAATGGAAGGCGAAAATGAAGGAGAATGGAAGAAGGAAACTTATGGAAAATGAGAGTGATGTTCACACCACTTGATGGGTGGTAACCATCAAGATGAGTGGAAGGCCgctgttcccgccggttgaccgggatcgtctttgcgtgCGGCTTGTCcctgcgagctagggcaccttcgtcttgctccgtttgtgagtacctgaaagaagtgaacaaaggggcgccctcgcggtcgtttgcactccgacgatcaagtcagctagcgagaaacataaaaaaagggACACACCCTTGAGAGGTGGTCGAGAAAACTGTactgaatgactgaaactgtgtaaCTAGAACTGTGTTgtcctaattgccttgtgctcactgtgagtgcgccgcgaagacaactagggtttgctctgtgtatctgtgtgtatTAGGTTAAAATTCTCCTCCTCTCTCAAGTGCCCCAAGGTTCCTTTTTATACACatccagcatttaaagcgcgctgaagcgcatttaaagcgtataaaaatgtcCCCTGAAACATTTGATATGTAATCTTAAATTAgcgcgtaccttagcaaactttcactgaaacctttaatgggCACGTGTGCATTGCCACGTGGCCTTCTGACTTGACcgtttattctgtgcagagggtcccTCAACGCCGCAACCCAGCTTAGGGTTATTCTATTGTGTGAGCTTCCCTTCGAAGTACTCTCTGGCACGTGGGCTGACTTTCTGGGTACCAACCCACGCTTCCCAATCACTAGTCACTCACCCTGGGGGGCGTATCTACCTtgctctcgtaccatgcacgtggttctcccctggtcatggccctctcatgggtcgtatctgtcccaaggtctcccagcagtggcgtgggtacttcacgagtcaggttaccccctactggtactagaacttatggccttgaagccacctttctcttctccttactACTGTTTTGTATGGTCGAGGCTCGAAGCCTCTCTGGCGATGTCTTTACTCGGCGATGTCTCTCTCGGGCGACGTCTCTtctgggcgatgcctctcttgggcgacgcctcagcgaggcgatgactcgagcggtcaacctgttgacttctcttccttgggtcccttgaggggtcccaccatgcgttgactctgacctttggtcaacgcccggggacgggacggtacacaagcccccagtcttgagctgatacttgtttcagcgaaaagactaaggcctcgccccatTATCCACGTGGCATTCTTGCTAACGTGACATTCCTTTGTTCAGCTTGACTTGACACTCTCTGAACATTTGACGCGACGTTCTCTGCGCTTGCGGATGTGACGTTTTAAGTTATGCTCTAATCTTTTGACACGTGGCTTGATCGCACGGCTATCACTTAGCGCTTCTCGCGCTCCTCAAGTTAACATTGCATCTTTCAAAAACGCACGCCCCAAGCCACTATTTCATTCACTCTTCGCAGTCTCTCCACTGTTCATCTTCCCAAGCTCTCTCTGTAACCCTTGCTTTCTCTCTCGCACTTTCGATCTTCGAATTCCCAGATACTAAAGAAAAGGTACGATCTTTCTCCTTCAATTGCTCGCCCTTTAACTCTCGTACTGATATAAGTGCCTGGGACTGCTCATTTCCTTgcatttcttatatttttttttctcatttcttTGTTCCCCCCCCCCCTTTTTTGGACTACTCGTGTGGGTAGGGGTTTTCGTAGGGTTTCTCTCCTCTTTTCTCCTTGTTTGCTGAACTATCTTTTCTTCTCCGTTCTTCAGTTTTCGTCAATGGCACGTACCCAAATGACAGCCAATCCCCCTCCCTTCAACGTTAACTATAAAGACCTATACCCATGGGCTCCGGTCGAACTGCTCGACGAGCGCTCGAGCCTAGTGTCCACCAAAGCTTGGAGGGACCACATAGGGGAGCCAATTACTTACGACCATCGTGCCTTCGGGAAAAGGCACAATGACGACATTgcagtgctcccttgcactATAGGGGGTATGCGGGGACGagcgggccaacaacggggtacccttcttctacttctaccaAGTCGTCTTCAAGCGTATTGGGATGCGCTTTCCTTTCTCCCGATTTGAGAGGGAGTTGTTGACGAAGATTAATATCGCCCCAGCCCAATTGCACCCAAATGGCTGGGCCTTCGTCAAGGCTTTCGGTGTCTTGTACGGGTTCTTTGGATGCACGCCCTCTGTTGATGTCTTCCtgcacttctttgaggtgaagaagcaggggaagagTCTCTGGGTGAGCCTCAACAATATCCATGGAAGGGTCCTCCTATCTCTCTTCCAACAATCCTTCAAGGGGTGGAAAGGCAAATTCTTTAAGGTTTGTTGCTCTGACTACGACCCCTCTGCTCTCGAcggctttcccctatactgggTGAAAGAGGTTAAGACCATGAAGTCTAAATCGCTGGATGAACTGCCCTCGACCGATCGAGAGGCTGGTCAGATCTTGACCAGCGTGGGGGGCTTCGAAACCGCCACTTTGATAAATCTAGAGTTCAATGCCGACGCTCTAGCAAAATATATAAGTATGAATGTCCTTCCTTATAACTTTCTGGCCTTTGTTTTTGTTGGATTCTTGCTTGATGCATGATTGGTCTGCTCCTTTGTGCTTTAACTTTAGCTTGTGCCTAACCTCTGCTATATTTGTCTTCTTGGTGTAGATTCTAAGATGGATAGGCAACGACGGTTGCGACTGGCCCAAGTGCTAAAGTCCAAAGATAGGGCTTTGGCGTCTCCGCCCTCAACCTCTTCCGCACCTCCATCTTCTCCTAACCCCCAACCTCAACCTGCAACAACACCAACAACTCCAACAACCCAATCTTCTCCCCATCCACTTCCAAGTTCACCACCTCCTATCGTAGTTGCGCCTCTCGCGCTGGTCGAGGCGGGTGCTTCctcagccccccttgacaagggTAAGAGGGTGGTTGAGGTTGTTTCTGATGATGAGGACTCTGCTGAGGGGCAAGTCTTCAAGCGACAGAGAACCCAACATGCCCCTCAGATGGTTACCTCCGCTACTTCCTCCTCTCATGGGGCTGA
The sequence above is a segment of the Phaseolus vulgaris cultivar G19833 chromosome 2, P. vulgaris v2.0, whole genome shotgun sequence genome. Coding sequences within it:
- the LOC137810813 gene encoding CSC1-like protein At1g69450 isoform X3, translated to MIVSALLTSVGINTALCVLFFTLYSILRKQPSNYEVYVPRLLAEGISKRRSRFNLERLIPSAGWVAEAWRLSEEELLSLSGLDGVVFMRMITFSLKMFTFAGMVGILVILPVNCWGNQLKDIDIMDFVNNSLDVFTISNVDSGSHWLWVHFSAVYIVTGFTCMLLFFSEAKKLYKRVTQLRSDPSKQKRMNRGISGLFGRKDNVIEEYQKKLEDIEESVRLKQSEASLAGEESRAAFVFFRSRLGAATAFHLKQSVNPTHWITELAPEPRDVYWPFFSESFMRRWISKLVVVFLCTLFTISFLLPVVFVQGLTNLSQLEILFPFLTSMLSIKFFSQIVTGYLPSLILQLFLKVVPPAMKFLSSIQGYISHSDIEMSASRKVLWFTIWNVFFASVFSGSVLSKLSALLDPKNIPGKLAVTVPAQASFFITYVVTQGWTSVSSELFRVIPFIFSWITRPFTSPDDDEFEVPSIPYHKDIPRVLFFGLLGITYFFLAPLILPFLLAYFCLAYIIYRNQFINVYAPKYDTAGKFWPVIHNSMIFSLVLMQIIAVGIFALKKLSMASTLTMPLPVLTLLFNEYCRKRFLPIFVAYSAESLIKKDRQDQNDATMTQFYENLVNAYKDPALLPLQYSPNNDNLRTPLIYQA
- the LOC137810813 gene encoding CSC1-like protein At1g69450 isoform X1; the encoded protein is MIVSALLTSVGINTALCVLFFTLYSILRKQPSNYEVYVPRLLAEGISKRRSRFNLERLIPSAGWVAEAWRLSEEELLSLSGLDGVVFMRMITFSLKMFTFAGMVGILVILPVNCWGNQLKDIDIMDFVNNSLDVFTISNVDSGSHWLWVHFSAVYIVTGFTCMLLFFEYKYISSRRISYFYSSEPQPHHFTILVHSIPTSSSSSISYSVERFFSELYPSTYLSHVVVRRTNKIHSLLSEAKKLYKRVTQLRSDPSKQKRMNRGISGLFGRKDNVIEEYQKKLEDIEESVRLKQSEASLAGEESRAAFVFFRSRLGAATAFHLKQSVNPTHWITELAPEPRDVYWPFFSESFMRRWISKLVVVFLCTLFTISFLLPVVFVQGLTNLSQLEILFPFLTSMLSIKFFSQIVTGYLPSLILQLFLKVVPPAMKFLSSIQGYISHSDIEMSASRKVLWFTIWNVFFASVFSGSVLSKLSALLDPKNIPGKLAVTVPAQASFFITYVVTQGWTSVSSELFRVIPFIFSWITRPFTSPDDDEFEVPSIPYHKDIPRVLFFGLLGITYFFLAPLILPFLLAYFCLAYIIYRNQFINVYAPKYDTAGKFWPVIHNSMIFSLVLMQIIAVGIFALKKLSMASTLTMPLPVLTLLFNEYCRKRFLPIFVAYSAESLIKKDRQDQNDATMTQFYENLVNAYKDPALLPLQYSPNNDNLRTPLIYQA
- the LOC137810813 gene encoding CSC1-like protein At1g69450 isoform X2, yielding MIVSALLTSVGINTALCVLFFTLYSILRKQPSNYEVYVPRLLAEGISKRRSRFNLERLIPSAGWVAEAWRLSEEELLSLSGLDGVVFMRMITFRLWVHFSAVYIVTGFTCMLLFFEYKYISSRRISYFYSSEPQPHHFTILVHSIPTSSSSSISYSVERFFSELYPSTYLSHVVVRRTNKIHSLLSEAKKLYKRVTQLRSDPSKQKRMNRGISGLFGRKDNVIEEYQKKLEDIEESVRLKQSEASLAGEESRAAFVFFRSRLGAATAFHLKQSVNPTHWITELAPEPRDVYWPFFSESFMRRWISKLVVVFLCTLFTISFLLPVVFVQGLTNLSQLEILFPFLTSMLSIKFFSQIVTGYLPSLILQLFLKVVPPAMKFLSSIQGYISHSDIEMSASRKVLWFTIWNVFFASVFSGSVLSKLSALLDPKNIPGKLAVTVPAQASFFITYVVTQGWTSVSSELFRVIPFIFSWITRPFTSPDDDEFEVPSIPYHKDIPRVLFFGLLGITYFFLAPLILPFLLAYFCLAYIIYRNQFINVYAPKYDTAGKFWPVIHNSMIFSLVLMQIIAVGIFALKKLSMASTLTMPLPVLTLLFNEYCRKRFLPIFVAYSAESLIKKDRQDQNDATMTQFYENLVNAYKDPALLPLQYSPNNDNLRTPLIYQA